One Nitrospirota bacterium genomic region harbors:
- a CDS encoding thioesterase family protein: MSKPLETYRGTVHPSEIDHMGHMNMKYYAEKFDRATWNILIAIGVNNDYIQKTGKGCAILETITKYLQELFADTSIYIETVILEVTPKKLRVLHKMKKSETGEIVATSEILGIHFDLKLRKSCEMPKQIYESALSYKAA, from the coding sequence ATGTCTAAACCGCTCGAAACTTACAGGGGAACGGTTCACCCGTCAGAAATTGACCATATGGGGCATATGAATATGAAATATTATGCCGAGAAATTTGACCGGGCCACCTGGAATATTTTGATCGCCATCGGTGTGAACAATGATTATATTCAAAAAACCGGGAAGGGATGTGCCATTCTCGAAACGATTACGAAGTATCTTCAGGAGTTGTTTGCGGACACTTCAATCTATATTGAAACGGTCATTCTGGAGGTGACACCTAAAAAACTTCGTGTTCTTCACAAGATGAAAAAAAGCGAAACAGGAGAAATTGTCGCCACAAGTGAAATACTCGGCATTCATTTTGATCTCAAACTTCGAAAAAGCTGTGAGATGCCTAAACAGATCTATGAGAGCGCCTTGTCCTATAAAGCGGCCTGA
- a CDS encoding cytochrome b/b6 domain-containing protein yields the protein MVGQFREVKRHALWVRVSHWFNVVALIVLVMSGFQIFNAHPHLYWGDRSDRDKSFFSIQSKITDENKVTGELVFLGHSFDTTGFLGVSAGRDGEVIRIAFPGWATIPGVQWLAMARRWHFFFAWFFAVNGLLFFVYSLFFGHFLRDLFPRFKELGQIKRSLIDHLLFRHPKGEEAARYNILQKAAYLGVLFILAPLILLTGMAMSPRIDAIFPWLPDFFGGRQSARSFHFMSCFLFVGFFLIHIFMVLTTGVLNNLRSMITGRYRIQVK from the coding sequence ATGGTCGGACAGTTTCGTGAGGTCAAACGGCATGCATTGTGGGTGAGGGTCTCTCACTGGTTCAATGTCGTCGCTCTTATTGTTCTGGTCATGAGCGGTTTCCAGATCTTTAATGCCCATCCTCATCTTTATTGGGGAGATCGATCCGACCGCGACAAGTCCTTTTTTTCAATCCAATCCAAAATAACCGATGAAAATAAGGTGACAGGGGAATTGGTCTTCCTGGGACATTCTTTTGATACGACGGGTTTTTTAGGTGTATCGGCGGGGAGGGATGGCGAGGTCATCCGGATCGCCTTTCCAGGCTGGGCCACGATTCCGGGTGTTCAGTGGCTGGCAATGGCTCGCCGATGGCACTTCTTTTTTGCCTGGTTTTTTGCCGTGAACGGATTATTATTTTTTGTTTATAGTCTTTTTTTCGGACATTTCTTAAGAGATCTCTTTCCCCGGTTCAAGGAACTGGGTCAAATCAAGAGAAGCCTGATTGACCATCTCCTGTTCCGACATCCAAAGGGAGAAGAGGCCGCCCGGTACAATATTCTGCAGAAAGCGGCCTACCTGGGTGTTCTGTTTATTCTGGCCCCCCTGATCCTCCTAACCGGAATGGCGATGTCACCCCGAATCGATGCGATCTTTCCCTGGTTGCCCGACTTTTTTGGGGGACGACAGTCCGCCCGCTCGTTTCATTTTATGAGCTGTTTTCTTTTTGTCGGCTTCTTTTTGATTCATATTTTTATGGTATTGACCACCGGAGTTTTAAATAACCTAAGATCCATGATTACGGGCCGGTATCGGATTCAGGTCAAATAG
- a CDS encoding molybdopterin-dependent oxidoreductase, whose protein sequence is MADQNNWNRRHFIRGALLGIAALTLSGCDYLSRNKTFKKMLGQAEILNRKLQKAIRPRAAMAKEFSEADLTPIFPVNGNSNPENATYQQHLREGFKNWKLPVTGLVENPLMFSLNEIKEMPSRVQITRHDCVEGWSAIGKWKGVKLGDLLEKVSLKPNAHYVIFRCADADEDNVDYYESIDLEDAFHPQTILAYELNDKSLPVANGAPIRLRVERQLGYKMAKFIMAIEVSDRLDLIGEGRGGYWEDQGYEWYAGI, encoded by the coding sequence ATGGCAGACCAAAATAACTGGAACCGTCGTCATTTCATCCGGGGCGCCCTTCTGGGAATCGCAGCGCTTACACTGTCCGGATGCGATTATTTGAGCAGGAATAAGACCTTTAAAAAAATGTTAGGGCAGGCCGAAATACTCAACCGCAAACTGCAAAAAGCAATCAGACCGAGAGCCGCGATGGCGAAAGAATTTTCTGAGGCGGACCTTACTCCGATTTTTCCCGTCAACGGGAACAGTAATCCTGAAAATGCGACCTATCAACAACATTTGAGGGAGGGATTTAAAAACTGGAAATTACCGGTGACCGGGTTGGTCGAAAATCCCCTGATGTTTTCGCTGAACGAAATAAAGGAAATGCCCTCCCGGGTTCAAATCACCCGGCATGATTGCGTGGAAGGATGGAGCGCTATCGGAAAATGGAAAGGGGTGAAATTGGGAGATTTATTGGAGAAAGTGAGTCTGAAACCTAATGCGCACTATGTCATTTTCCGTTGTGCCGATGCAGACGAGGACAACGTGGATTATTACGAAAGTATTGATCTCGAAGATGCTTTTCATCCTCAAACAATTCTTGCCTATGAATTGAATGATAAATCTCTCCCGGTTGCCAATGGCGCACCGATTCGTTTGAGGGTGGAGAGACAACTGGGTTATAAAATGGCTAAATTTATCATGGCCATTGAGGTGTCAGATCGTCTCGATTTGATCGGAGAGGGTCGTGGGGGTTACTGGGAAGATCAGGGATATGAATGGTACGCTGGAATCTAG
- the elbB gene encoding isoprenoid biosynthesis glyoxalase ElbB: MAKRIGLVLSGCGAKDGSEIHESVIALLAIDRGGATPMFMAPNINQTSVINHLNGELSEGEQRNILVESARIARGNIVDLKNVHATDFEALILPGGFGAASNLSDFGIKGENCHVQPEVARIMRETLKAKKPIGVICIAPSIMAKMAQEAGIKIKLTIGNDPGTATKLKLMGIEHVECPVTEIVIDREHKIVSTPAYMLANRISETAEGIEKLVSAVIGMA; this comes from the coding sequence ATGGCAAAAAGAATCGGATTAGTGTTGTCCGGGTGTGGTGCTAAAGACGGATCAGAAATTCATGAATCGGTCATTGCGCTGCTGGCCATTGACCGAGGTGGCGCCACCCCAATGTTCATGGCTCCAAATATTAACCAAACCAGTGTAATCAATCACCTGAACGGGGAGCTCTCTGAAGGAGAACAACGGAATATCCTTGTCGAATCCGCCCGGATCGCCCGGGGAAATATCGTTGATTTGAAAAATGTGCATGCGACAGATTTCGAGGCACTAATTCTGCCCGGAGGGTTTGGCGCCGCATCCAATCTTAGCGATTTTGGAATAAAAGGTGAAAATTGTCATGTTCAGCCGGAGGTTGCACGAATCATGAGGGAAACGCTTAAAGCTAAAAAACCGATTGGTGTCATTTGTATTGCTCCTTCGATCATGGCCAAGATGGCTCAGGAGGCGGGTATCAAAATTAAGTTAACCATCGGCAATGATCCCGGAACCGCTACGAAACTCAAGTTAATGGGGATTGAACACGTTGAATGCCCTGTGACGGAGATTGTGATTGATAGGGAGCATAAAATCGTTTCGACCCCGGCCTACATGTTGGCCAACCGGATTTCAGAAACTGCTGAGGGAATTGAAAAACTTGTTTCCGCGGTTATCGGCATGGCCTAA
- a CDS encoding diguanylate cyclase, translated as MIFPLIDPASYFFNPYALPPLCLAIVILSLGQLFILFESRNPVNISFSLFTANIGVWFFCYAMVYFSAVESAAIGWARIAALSVAFLPVTVYGFTLRFLHIKEMGKKTVLLSWIFSSIFGFSALKGHYLVEGVHRYFWGFYAIYGWMGILLMFYLTAYFMLGFWHLQSEYKRSEFGIQKTRIKLVIMAVSVTSLGMVDFIAKFKISFYPFGYLPISISLFIFYWLIRRYNLVDLSPEFAAKEILKTMQGAVLVLDMKGNIRVVNQAACEMLGYDIDEARELSILSVVNARQIDPLSNQFTGTKNLRMVWMKKDGQKVEVSVSTSLIDDQKGFPLGIVCVALEITELVCIQEALRVLVEVTTKVADSENRDLLITRCLETICRLKNLDLGQAWIPDETSEFLSCSPKSYCSTYDMTSFRKESLEVKFRRGEGIPGLIWHSNYPRGFSDLAKSENSPRGIHSFDVQFRSAFGFPIVIQDRLLAVFEFFSTDLWCPDHHFVEAVQKLSTHLAVVLERIQMQDTIEQQAIRDSLTDLYNRRYFDLQFEHELERSRRSGNSFALIICDVDNFKVVNDICGHQVGDVLLKAIGNSVLLAARGSDLSFRWRGDEFAVIVTGVSREGARIVGERIRTNLLALNERAEFGNNIDLSVGIALFPEHGNTCESLIQSADRALYIAKKSEEKIQIGQDKYRLDSGTIKIVFQRIISIPDGGIIGYEALSRDPNEQYSVHSLFKKYQAIGKLMELKRICFMEQIKKSEKIGLSRVFVNIDFILLDQMEPFAVPPHTEVILEISELDALHDIARHLLIAEKWRGRGFKFAIDDFGAGFISLPFMAKLMPDYIKLDRSTMLQAVSNPAFRIFATDLVRTLKHFVVSGIVVEGVETPEELQVVKEMGIDIVQGFLFGEPAELEETHTENLNRPISITHHFFQSPK; from the coding sequence ATGATATTTCCTTTGATAGACCCGGCAAGCTATTTTTTTAACCCATATGCCCTTCCTCCGTTGTGTCTGGCGATCGTGATTCTCTCGTTAGGCCAGCTTTTTATTCTTTTTGAGTCCAGGAATCCCGTCAACATTTCGTTTTCTCTTTTTACCGCAAATATAGGGGTCTGGTTCTTTTGCTATGCGATGGTCTATTTCTCCGCCGTGGAATCGGCTGCCATCGGATGGGCGCGTATTGCAGCTCTTAGCGTCGCCTTCTTGCCGGTTACTGTTTATGGCTTTACTTTGCGGTTTCTTCACATCAAGGAAATGGGAAAGAAAACGGTCTTGTTGAGCTGGATCTTCTCTTCCATCTTCGGCTTCTCTGCGTTAAAAGGTCATTATCTCGTCGAAGGGGTCCATCGCTATTTCTGGGGATTTTACGCCATTTATGGCTGGATGGGAATTTTATTGATGTTCTATTTAACAGCTTACTTTATGCTCGGATTTTGGCATTTACAATCGGAATACAAAAGATCCGAATTCGGCATTCAAAAAACGCGAATCAAACTTGTGATCATGGCTGTTTCTGTAACTTCCCTTGGAATGGTCGACTTCATTGCAAAATTCAAAATCTCGTTCTATCCGTTTGGATATCTTCCTATATCGATTTCCCTTTTTATTTTCTATTGGCTCATTCGCCGCTATAATCTTGTCGATCTGTCACCTGAATTTGCAGCAAAGGAGATCCTGAAGACCATGCAGGGTGCCGTTCTCGTTCTGGATATGAAAGGGAATATCCGGGTTGTGAATCAGGCTGCGTGTGAAATGCTCGGTTATGACATTGATGAAGCAAGAGAATTGTCGATCTTATCAGTGGTGAATGCCCGTCAGATTGATCCTCTCTCCAATCAATTTACGGGAACCAAGAATCTGCGAATGGTCTGGATGAAAAAGGATGGTCAAAAAGTCGAAGTCAGCGTGTCGACATCCCTCATTGACGATCAGAAAGGATTTCCGCTCGGAATCGTCTGTGTCGCTCTGGAAATTACCGAATTGGTCTGCATCCAGGAGGCACTCCGGGTACTCGTTGAAGTCACGACCAAAGTCGCTGATTCTGAAAACAGGGACCTCCTCATTACCCGGTGTCTGGAAACCATATGCCGGCTCAAGAACCTGGACCTGGGACAGGCATGGATTCCTGACGAAACGTCTGAATTCCTTTCCTGCTCTCCGAAATCCTATTGTTCGACCTATGATATGACTTCATTCAGGAAAGAGAGTTTAGAAGTGAAGTTCAGAAGAGGGGAGGGAATCCCAGGTCTGATCTGGCATTCAAATTATCCCCGCGGTTTTAGCGACCTTGCAAAGAGCGAAAATAGCCCGCGTGGTATTCACAGTTTTGACGTTCAGTTCCGGTCTGCTTTTGGCTTCCCAATTGTGATACAAGATAGACTTCTGGCGGTTTTTGAATTTTTTTCAACCGATCTGTGGTGCCCGGATCATCATTTTGTGGAGGCCGTACAGAAATTAAGTACCCATCTGGCAGTGGTATTGGAACGGATTCAGATGCAGGATACCATTGAACAGCAGGCTATCCGGGACAGTCTGACGGATCTGTATAATCGAAGGTATTTCGATCTTCAATTTGAACACGAACTGGAAAGGTCTCGCCGTAGCGGTAATTCTTTCGCCTTGATCATCTGCGATGTCGATAATTTTAAAGTCGTGAATGATATTTGCGGCCATCAGGTCGGGGACGTTTTGTTAAAAGCGATTGGCAATTCTGTTCTTTTGGCGGCGCGCGGTTCCGACTTGAGTTTCCGCTGGAGAGGAGATGAGTTTGCTGTCATTGTTACCGGAGTCTCAAGGGAAGGGGCTAGAATAGTCGGAGAGCGAATCAGAACAAACCTCCTGGCCTTGAATGAAAGGGCAGAATTCGGGAACAATATTGATCTTAGCGTCGGAATCGCACTGTTTCCTGAACATGGCAATACCTGCGAATCATTGATTCAATCGGCCGATCGCGCACTTTATATCGCTAAAAAGAGCGAAGAGAAGATTCAGATCGGGCAGGATAAATACCGTCTCGATTCGGGAACCATCAAGATCGTCTTCCAGCGGATCATCTCCATTCCGGATGGAGGAATTATCGGTTATGAGGCGCTCAGTCGCGACCCTAACGAACAGTATAGTGTTCATAGCCTTTTTAAAAAATATCAGGCCATTGGAAAACTGATGGAACTCAAACGGATCTGTTTTATGGAACAGATCAAAAAGAGTGAGAAAATTGGACTTTCAAGAGTTTTTGTCAATATCGATTTTATCCTCCTCGATCAGATGGAACCATTTGCAGTTCCTCCTCATACCGAAGTCATTTTAGAAATTTCCGAGTTAGACGCGCTTCATGATATAGCACGACATCTTTTGATTGCAGAAAAATGGCGTGGACGTGGTTTCAAATTTGCGATTGACGATTTTGGGGCCGGATTCATCTCTTTGCCTTTTATGGCCAAATTGATGCCAGATTACATTAAACTGGATCGTTCGACGATGCTCCAGGCGGTCTCTAATCCCGCCTTTAGAATCTTTGCGACAGATCTTGTAAGAACCCTGAAACATTTTGTGGTGTCCGGCATTGTTGTGGAAGGGGTGGAAACACCAGAGGAACTCCAGGTGGTCAAAGAGATGGGAATCGATATTGTCCAAGGATTTCTTTTTGGAGAGCCTGCGGAATTGGAAGAGACCCATACCGAAAACCTCAATCGTCCAATTTCCATTACCCATCATTTCTTTCAATCCCCAAAATGA
- a CDS encoding DoxX family protein → MTSNNKRDKMVWAGRVVTVLVALPFFLSAFMKFSGNPKMVQGWNHLGWPESMVTVIAILEITSVLLYLVPQTSTLGAILMTGYLGGAIATHLRIGEPVFMQVLFGVLIWGGLYLRESSLRQILPIRKLSD, encoded by the coding sequence ATGACTTCGAACAACAAAAGAGATAAGATGGTTTGGGCGGGCCGGGTCGTCACGGTACTGGTCGCGCTTCCGTTCTTTCTGAGCGCGTTTATGAAGTTTTCGGGCAATCCCAAAATGGTTCAAGGCTGGAACCACCTCGGCTGGCCCGAGTCGATGGTGACGGTGATCGCTATTCTCGAGATTACTTCCGTTCTGCTTTACCTTGTCCCGCAAACCTCTACCCTGGGAGCCATCCTCATGACGGGCTATCTCGGCGGTGCGATCGCCACCCACTTGCGAATTGGCGAGCCGGTTTTCATGCAGGTGCTCTTTGGCGTCCTGATCTGGGGAGGTCTTTACCTTCGCGAATCCTCACTGCGTCAGATCTTACCGATCCGAAAACTTTCAGATTAG
- a CDS encoding MarR family transcriptional regulator: MPKVFKSTQNPRFVLPCACANLRRAARIVTKLYDRAFSDTGIEVTQFSILMALSKSGEITQGRLGELLSLDSTTLTRTLKPLMKSGWLQVRSGTDRRERWVGLTPAGQKKYDSAIPRWEEAQQALKGKLSPHKYDVLMGLLVELA, encoded by the coding sequence ATGCCAAAAGTATTCAAAAGCACCCAAAATCCGCGTTTTGTCTTACCCTGCGCTTGCGCCAATTTAAGAAGGGCGGCAAGAATTGTCACGAAGCTTTATGACAGAGCGTTTTCGGATACCGGGATTGAGGTGACACAATTTTCCATTTTGATGGCGCTTTCAAAATCCGGAGAGATTACCCAGGGGAGGTTAGGAGAACTTTTGTCTCTCGATTCGACCACTTTGACACGGACGCTGAAGCCGCTGATGAAGAGCGGATGGCTCCAGGTCCGGTCTGGAACGGACCGTCGGGAACGTTGGGTGGGTCTCACCCCGGCCGGTCAGAAAAAATATGATTCGGCAATACCCCGGTGGGAGGAGGCTCAACAGGCATTAAAAGGGAAGCTCTCGCCTCACAAATATGACGTCCTCATGGGCTTGCTGGTGGAACTGGCCTGA
- a CDS encoding SCP2 sterol-binding domain-containing protein: MALSEHPTVKKFYHGNGTTPAETGSIKLKAEALRQLCLDAGAGDIGFVEIGRPEISNQKAEILAVFPSTRFLISIVCKMNRENIRTPARSVANLEFHHTTDEVNEVARRIVQKLESACIRAMNGGAAGFPMEADRWGAKMWLISHKPVAVAAGMGQMGIHRNVIHPRFGNFILLGTVLVDAELDTFSQPLDYNPCLSCKLCVAACPTGAIGADGHFNFSACYTHNYREFMGGFNDWVGKVVESKTTQDYRQKVSDAETVSMWQSLSFGANYKAAYCLAVCPAGEDVIAPFLTSRKEFVESVLKPLQEKPEIIYVVPGSDAEEYTGKHFPNKKVKRVGNGLSGQTSVEEFLRGLPLVFQRGRAQGIDATYHWTFTGKEERKATVIIRHQEFQAKDGHQGLADVHVTVDSATWLRLLRKESSIIWAVVRRKIRIRGRLKLLLAFGRCFPS; this comes from the coding sequence ATGGCGCTGAGCGAACATCCCACCGTCAAGAAGTTCTATCATGGAAATGGAACCACGCCTGCGGAAACGGGATCCATTAAACTGAAAGCGGAAGCGTTGCGCCAGCTCTGTCTGGATGCAGGTGCGGGAGATATCGGATTTGTAGAAATAGGCCGCCCGGAGATTTCAAACCAGAAGGCTGAAATTCTCGCTGTTTTCCCTTCCACCCGATTCCTGATCAGTATCGTATGTAAAATGAATCGAGAGAACATTCGTACACCCGCCAGATCTGTGGCCAATCTCGAGTTTCACCATACCACGGACGAGGTGAACGAAGTGGCACGTCGAATCGTACAGAAACTGGAATCGGCCTGCATCCGGGCGATGAATGGAGGCGCCGCTGGATTTCCGATGGAAGCGGACCGTTGGGGCGCTAAAATGTGGCTCATTTCGCATAAACCGGTTGCCGTGGCGGCAGGTATGGGACAGATGGGGATTCATCGCAATGTGATTCATCCCCGGTTTGGCAATTTTATTCTCCTCGGTACGGTATTGGTCGATGCCGAACTCGATACCTTCTCCCAACCCCTTGATTACAATCCGTGCCTGAGCTGTAAATTATGTGTGGCGGCATGCCCAACGGGAGCGATTGGGGCGGACGGTCATTTTAATTTTTCCGCCTGCTACACACACAACTACCGGGAATTTATGGGTGGTTTCAACGATTGGGTAGGAAAGGTGGTCGAAAGCAAAACCACCCAGGATTATCGTCAAAAGGTCTCTGATGCCGAGACGGTTTCCATGTGGCAAAGTCTTTCATTTGGAGCAAATTACAAAGCCGCCTACTGTTTAGCGGTCTGTCCTGCGGGTGAGGATGTGATTGCACCTTTTCTCACAAGCCGGAAAGAGTTTGTGGAGTCTGTTTTGAAACCGCTTCAGGAAAAACCTGAAATCATTTACGTGGTTCCCGGGTCCGATGCGGAAGAGTATACCGGCAAACATTTTCCCAATAAGAAAGTGAAAAGAGTGGGAAATGGACTTTCGGGTCAAACATCGGTTGAGGAATTTTTACGCGGACTGCCGCTGGTATTTCAGCGGGGCCGGGCCCAAGGGATCGATGCGACTTACCACTGGACGTTCACCGGGAAAGAGGAGAGAAAAGCGACGGTAATTATCCGGCATCAGGAGTTTCAGGCCAAGGATGGCCATCAGGGTTTGGCCGATGTTCATGTGACTGTGGATAGTGCCACCTGGCTGAGGCTTCTTCGAAAAGAGAGTTCGATCATCTGGGCCGTGGTTCGAAGAAAAATCAGGATCCGGGGAAGGCTCAAGCTCCTTCTGGCATTCGGCCGTTGTTTTCCGTCTTAG
- a CDS encoding Rrf2 family transcriptional regulator has protein sequence MAANSKFAVATHILTSLALISEEPDEAGLINSAYIASSVNTNAVVVRRIVSELVKAGLVISHQGKGGGLELGKSPEKITLLDVYEAMGEMPLFAYNPNKPNPKCPVSVKMAQILKPVFSEVQNGVKERLEEIKLSDLVHKIA, from the coding sequence ATGGCAGCCAATAGCAAATTTGCAGTCGCAACCCATATCCTTACAAGCCTGGCCTTGATATCTGAAGAGCCTGACGAGGCAGGCTTGATCAACAGCGCGTATATTGCGAGTAGTGTCAATACCAACGCAGTCGTTGTTCGAAGGATTGTATCGGAGCTGGTGAAGGCGGGACTGGTCATCAGCCATCAGGGAAAAGGAGGAGGGCTTGAACTCGGAAAATCCCCAGAAAAAATTACCCTTCTGGATGTCTATGAAGCGATGGGTGAGATGCCGTTATTTGCCTATAATCCGAATAAACCGAATCCAAAGTGCCCGGTGAGTGTAAAAATGGCTCAAATCTTGAAACCGGTCTTTTCGGAGGTTCAGAATGGGGTCAAAGAACGGCTTGAAGAGATCAAATTATCGGATCTGGTCCATAAAATAGCGTAG